In Chroogloeocystis siderophila 5.2 s.c.1, the genomic stretch CACGTAGCGGAGTTGTATCCAGAACTCGTCAAGCTAGGGCATGAAATTCATTTAATGACAGTAGAATTTGGGCAAGCACCTTTGTACGAAGTTGTAGACGGAATTCACGTACATCGCGTACCTGTAGCACCAGCCAACGACTTTTTTCACTGGGTTGTCAATTTTAACGAAAGTATGGGGCATCACGGCGCAAAGTTGATGCTCGAAGACGGTCCTTTTGATATTATCCACGCACATGACTGGTTAGTGGGAGATGCAGCGATCGCGCTCAAGCATAACTTCAAAGTCCCCCTCGTCGCCACAATTCATGCAACCGAACATGGTCGTCACAACGGTATTCATAACGATATCCAGCAGTATATCGACGGTAAAGAAAAGCTATTAGCTTACAACGCTTGGCGAGTGATTGTGTGTACCGACTATATGCGTCGAGAAGTTGAAGGGGCGCTACAAACTCCCTGGAACAAAATTGATGTTATTTATAACGGTATTCGCCCTGAGAAAAAGCGTCGTCAAGATTTTGATGCGATCAACTTTCGCCGCCAGTTTGCCGAAGATGGTGAAAGTATCGTTTACTATGTAGGACGCATGACTTACGAAAAAGGTGTGTCAGTTTTACTGAATGCGGCTCCCAAAGTGTTGTGGGAAATGGGCGGTCGTGTTAAGTTTGTCATGATTGGTGGTGGTAACGTTGACCACTTAAAGCGCCAAGCGTGGGATTTAGGCATCTGGGATAAGTGCTACTTCACAGGGTTTATGAGTGATGAACCACTCGATAAATTTCAGACGATCGCAGACTGTGCGGTATTTCCCAGCCTGTATGAACCTTTTGGCATTGTCGCCCTTGAAAGCTTTGCCGCACGCGTTCCCGTTGTAGTTTCTGATACAGGTGGTTTACCCGAAGTCGTCCAGCACACCAAAACAGGTATCGTTACTTGGACAAATAATCCAGACTCACTGGCTTGGGGAATTTTGGAAGTCTTAAAAAATCCTGGTTATAAGCAGTGGTTAATTGATAATGCCTACGAAGATTTAGAGCGGCGCTTTAATTGGTATAAACTAGCACAACAAACTGAGAATGTCTACACTCAGGTAATGCAAGAGCGATCACGCGTTGTTTGGCTGTAAAGTTTTCCATGCGCAATGCTAATGAATGCCTAGTAGCTAAAATCATAGACACACGCCAGCAATTGAGAAGTTTAAGGTATCACAAGGCAAGGATACGCAAAATTGCGCGAAATGAGTTTTATTTGTCGAGATCTCATCTGTCTATTGAGGGAGACTTAATGAGAAAATGACTGGCAAAGTAAAAATAAGTATTTCAGAACCTAACAGATGAGCCTACGTTTTTGGTTGCAGCGTCTAGTGTTATTTTTATTGGTAAGCTTCAGTGTGATGCTTTTCAGTACCACTGCACTTGCTGCTGATCGGGTTGTTCTTAAGTACCGCATCTTTTCAGAATCAATTTCTGTTAAGGATCTATCTAATTTAGCTGCAACTGGTGAAGCCTCAATGTTACTGCAAGCTAACTTAGCTTTGGCGCAGCAAGATAAAGAAGTTATGCGTCGCTATTTGTCAACTCCCATAAAAATTAACCCAGTTTTGTTAGAACGCTTGCTAGATAGTCCGATTGGGAGCGTTGCACTCGATAAAATAAGTCAAGCGGTTCATGCACCCTCTGATCAAGACGATCGACAAGCTTTGTACTCTGCTTTAATGAATTCTATGCGTTCCGATGGTAATCTTAGTTTGATAAATATAATTCAAAACTATCCAACCACTATAGTACAGGTGGAAGGAGACAAGCTAGAGAGTGCTTACCGTCAACTCAGTGAAATAGAAGGGCGCCTGCGGAACCTCCGAGATAAACTTTCTTAATGAGAAGGAAATGTCTCTTTCCTTAGCGATCGCCCAACTACAAGCATGTCCCGTTTTTTTGTTCTAAAACTGGTAGGAAACTCCAATTGAAACCACTGGATATACGCCAAGCCAGCTTACGTTATCTTCAATTTGCTGTTCTTCTTGTGCGATCGCCTCTTCTAACAAGTTATTCAATACTGGAATTCCTGTAATAATATCTACACCAGGACCTGTGGCTTGCAAATCAGCTTGCGGCGAACCTGCGAATAAAACGCCTAAATCGATATTAAAGCTAAAATCACTACCACGCCTGACAGGATTACCATAACCAATGCCGATATAAGGTGCGATAGTATTAGGAAATGTTAGCGAACCTTCGAGTTGACCAACGGCAGCTAGTGGAAATTCAAAACCACCAATTTCTAATACTTCTGTGGGGCGTGCGATCGCATCCACTCGATTATTTTGATATACTAAGCCGCCAGTCATCCGAAAACCACTGCTACTTGAAGGAAACCAATCAAGCATTCCAGTTGCGTTTAATAGTTGCACATCTCCGTCGTACTCAATTTGATTTTGTGTAAATCCGGCACTAAATCCTAAGTAATTGAATCCTATTCTGCCATTAAAATTAGGCGAAATCGCCCCAATTCCTTCAACACCAACGCCTAAATTACTCGCTTTAGCCGCAAAAGCAAAACCGCTGCGTGTAGGATTTTCTGGTGCAAGCGCTAGTCTTTCTAATAGACGTGTTTCCAGGCTTTCCCTTTCTGATTGCGATAGCTGTTGTTGATTTTGCTGTTCAGACGTTGATTGATAATTAATACAACGTGAATTCAGCGGAAAGGTACGACAGAGTGTTTCCAAATCAACTTCACTTACTAATAGCTGCTTTTCCAAACTACTTTCTGCTAATAAATCTGCTGCATTCTGAGAAACTTCTATTTGTTGAAAGTTGCTGTTAAGTGTATCCTGCTTATGTTCATTTATATCGTTGTAATTAAAATTTGCTAATTTGTTTGTGTCTAGTGTCGTCGATACATTCTTATGAATAATCTGATTTGTAAAATTTGTTGTCCCTGTTTCGAATTTATAAGTTTGAAAGTTTTGTAATCTCCAGTTATTGGGAAAATTTTTATTTTGTATTAGTTGTAAGCGATCGCCAGCTTCGATCTCTGCTATTTTCTCTGTATTTATACTGTTTTCAGCTAGTATTTTTTGCGGTAGGGCAGCAACAAAAAAGAATGCTAAGCCGCTAGCTATCAAGACTTTGAGTTTTGCTACATTGCAATTATCTACCATTTTTATACTCCACTATACTAAATACTTTTTAACTGATATTATTTTTTAGCTCATCTATCATAGTGAATACTACTGAGAAATTACTGAAAATAGCACCTGCTAAATCAGTAAGTATTTCACTTTAGATAAAAATTAGAGCTATTATTCTTTAAGCGTATTGTTTATATAGTATTTCTATTTGAGTATTGTTCTTTACTCTTGCTATTAGCCAAGAGAGTATTATATTTATAGACCATACAAGCAATCAATTTTACTCAGACGATTAACCTGGAATTAATGTATTAGAAATACTTACCTATTTTGCATTATTTAATGTCTGACGCATTAAGATTTCATTTGTAAATTTATCTTCCAGCAGCCGCCCTTCATAAACAAGTGTTACTTTATCTTGATGAAACACCCAAGGAGAGACTTTTATAATGTCATTGCCTACAGGAGTTAAAGTTATTGTAGTTTCACCTAACGCTGTAGGAATGTGGTGAAAATGCCTTGATTCATCTAGCCCCATACACAACGCTAACGAAAGTGTATCCCAGATAGCTACTAAAGAACGATTACGTTGAATATTTTCTGGAGTTGCATACGCTGCATAATACGAATCTTGCTCTAAATTAGCGATTAACTGTTCTTGAAAAGCATATTCTTGGTCTAAATAGGCTTGAACTAAGCGAGAAGATTCTAAAGTCTTTTGCCAATTGCGAAAGCGCTCAAATAATCCTGTACCATGCAGTGAGACGAGGAGTGTTGCATATCTTCCAAATGGTAACGCTAGGTGTTTTGCACCTGACCAAATGTTTGTATGTATTGCTGTTGGTAATTCCATAAAGTTGTAGGGGTAGCCTGTTTTGGTATTTAAAGTAGGTGCAGTTTCCCAAACTACCCAGCCGATATCATGCTGTTCAGCACCAAGACAAACTTCTTCTCTAGGCACAAATAAGCCGAATTGTTCATTTCCCCATACTCTTGCTATACAACCCGCGACCCAAGAGTGTGTAGGTTGAGTGATGACAACAAGTCCGGCTGATTCCTGGCGATGTAGCATGATGCGCTCCAAGGAGTTAATAATAAACTTATTGTCTAACTAAATAATTGGAATATTTGTAATTTTCTATTTTAATTTAACTTAGTATTGCTATTAATTTTATTAACTGAGAAATTCATAAACTGATAGTATCCCTTCAAGGAAAGATAATATTATTTTTATGGATACGTTCAACAATTTAAACGATGATTTCTTATTGTTAAAACTTCAGACTCATACTTTGATGAGTACAAAAAATACAGCAAGATACTCCCAATTCTTTGCAGATATATATTACAATTTGTAAAGGAAAGGGATTAACCTTGAAGCGATCGCCATCCACTCCTACTTATAGCAACTCTTATGTCGAGTCAAGATACCATTTGGGAACGTTTTCTCGCACCTGTTGTGCGTTTCTTTATCAATGAAAAAGAACTACAGCAACTTTACGAGAGTATCGATTGGCAGCAAGAAGCGACAAGATTTCAGCGGGCGGATGTAGAAACACCTTCATACTACAGCAGTCAAAACTTTCACGGTATTAAGCATGGGTATCTCAATCCTGGCGCAGCAGTATCATACGATCCAATTACACAGTACGTGTTATTACCTAATGAAAAACTCGTACGGCAAGAATTAATTGAGACAATTCAAAGTCAGCCCCGCCGAATTCTTGATTTAGGCTGCGGTACAGGATCAACAACATTAATGCTCAAACAGGCGTTTCCTGCGGCTGAGGTGATTGGTTTAGATTTGTCGCCATATATGCTAGTGATGGCGGAACGTAAGGCACAAGCTGCTCATCTAGATATCAAGTGGTGTCATGCTAATGCGGAGTATACAGGTTTTCCTGATGCTAGTTTTGATGTGGTGACGGCTTCTTTATTATTTCACGAAACACCGCCCGCAGTTGCTCAATCTATTTTGCAAGAAAGTTTTCGTTTACTGAGCGTTGGTGGTGAAGTATTAATTTTAGACGGCAATCAAAAAACGCTACGCCAACTTGACTGGCTAAATAACGTATTTGAAGAACCTTACATCCGTGACTTTGCAGCAAAAAGTGTTGATGCAAGTATGGTTGCAGCAGGGTTCGCGGCTGTGCAGACAACAGATTTATGGTTGATTCATCAAGTCACTCGTGGGGTGAAGCCGTTAATACACAAGTCAGGAGTTGGCGAGTCTACCGAGGAAGTCATTCCACTTGAAGGTTGGATACCTTCTCCGGCTTAATTGAGGCAGTAACGTATGACACTAAAAGCAGTTTTGTTTGATTTCAATGGCGTAATAATTAACGACGAACCAATTCATCAGCAACTAATCGACCAAGTTTTAATTGCCGAAAATTTGCGCCCCAAGCCAGGAGAATACCGCCAAGTTTGTTTAGGGCGCAGCGATCGCGCGTGTATTCGAGAATTATTACAGCGTCGGGGTCGAGTTGTGAGTGAAGACTATCTGACACAAATTATTAAACGCAAAGCCGAAGCGTATCAACAAGAACTAGCAAAACTTGAGAAGTTACCAACTTATCCTGGTTTAGAAAATTTAATTTTTCAAGTGCGATCGCGCAATCTTAAATTAGCAGTAGTCAGTGGTGCATTACGTTCTGAAGTAGAACTCGTGTTACAGCGCCTTAGTTTAGCTGAATACTTTTGTGCGATCGTCGCCGGTGATGATATCACCACGAGTAAACCTGAACCTGATGGTTATCTTCTCGCCGTAGAAAGACTGAACAAGATCGAACCTAGCTTAAACTTACAACCAGCAGAATGCCTTGCGATTGAAGATACCCTAGCTGGAATTACCGCAGCCAAACGCGCCAAAATTCCTGTCGTTGGAGTTGCAAATACTTATCCATTTCATATGCTACAACGCCAAGCTAACTGGGCAGTAGATTACTTGTCTGATTTAGACTTAGAGTACGTACAACAAGTTTATACGCATCAAAATCAATATGTAGCTTAGATGGTGAGCAACTAAAATATTTAGAGATTTATGTATTATAAGGGTTTATCGATAGCGATCACACCGAACACTTATCCCTAAATTAAGAGCTAATTCTTAATACTACCTAGATCTCGTCTTTGTGGGTATGTATAGATAATTCTTGGTGGTTGTGGTAGCATCCAATCCTGATGCAATTGCCAAGATGGTAGTTGTTGCACAGGTTTAAATAAATCTGCTGGTAGTACTGGCGTGCGGAGGTCAGGCTCTATTTCAGGCAAAATAATATTTGGCTCAGAAGGATTTAATATTGTTTCTGCTAAGCTATTTTCGTGAATTTGATACATTTGTGCCTCTATCCTTGCAGGGATAAAAAATAATATTATTATGACAAATAAACTATTAACTAATTGAGATTCACTTAGCATCGTCTTTCTCTCTGATTAGTTTGTAAAAATCCATTTGAGTTACTATTACTTTCAGTTTATTGGGTACTTATTACATTGAATTTAGACGTTTGTATTAGCAACTGTCTAGAATATTTAGTAATGAGCG encodes the following:
- a CDS encoding glycosyltransferase family 4 protein, with protein sequence MKILVLTWEFPPRIVGGIARHVAELYPELVKLGHEIHLMTVEFGQAPLYEVVDGIHVHRVPVAPANDFFHWVVNFNESMGHHGAKLMLEDGPFDIIHAHDWLVGDAAIALKHNFKVPLVATIHATEHGRHNGIHNDIQQYIDGKEKLLAYNAWRVIVCTDYMRREVEGALQTPWNKIDVIYNGIRPEKKRRQDFDAINFRRQFAEDGESIVYYVGRMTYEKGVSVLLNAAPKVLWEMGGRVKFVMIGGGNVDHLKRQAWDLGIWDKCYFTGFMSDEPLDKFQTIADCAVFPSLYEPFGIVALESFAARVPVVVSDTGGLPEVVQHTKTGIVTWTNNPDSLAWGILEVLKNPGYKQWLIDNAYEDLERRFNWYKLAQQTENVYTQVMQERSRVVWL
- a CDS encoding alpha/beta hydrolase is translated as MSLRFWLQRLVLFLLVSFSVMLFSTTALAADRVVLKYRIFSESISVKDLSNLAATGEASMLLQANLALAQQDKEVMRRYLSTPIKINPVLLERLLDSPIGSVALDKISQAVHAPSDQDDRQALYSALMNSMRSDGNLSLINIIQNYPTTIVQVEGDKLESAYRQLSEIEGRLRNLRDKLS
- a CDS encoding DUF3891 family protein; its protein translation is MLHRQESAGLVVITQPTHSWVAGCIARVWGNEQFGLFVPREEVCLGAEQHDIGWVVWETAPTLNTKTGYPYNFMELPTAIHTNIWSGAKHLALPFGRYATLLVSLHGTGLFERFRNWQKTLESSRLVQAYLDQEYAFQEQLIANLEQDSYYAAYATPENIQRNRSLVAIWDTLSLALCMGLDESRHFHHIPTALGETTITLTPVGNDIIKVSPWVFHQDKVTLVYEGRLLEDKFTNEILMRQTLNNAK
- a CDS encoding class I SAM-dependent methyltransferase, with amino-acid sequence MSSQDTIWERFLAPVVRFFINEKELQQLYESIDWQQEATRFQRADVETPSYYSSQNFHGIKHGYLNPGAAVSYDPITQYVLLPNEKLVRQELIETIQSQPRRILDLGCGTGSTTLMLKQAFPAAEVIGLDLSPYMLVMAERKAQAAHLDIKWCHANAEYTGFPDASFDVVTASLLFHETPPAVAQSILQESFRLLSVGGEVLILDGNQKTLRQLDWLNNVFEEPYIRDFAAKSVDASMVAAGFAAVQTTDLWLIHQVTRGVKPLIHKSGVGESTEEVIPLEGWIPSPA
- a CDS encoding HAD family hydrolase, translating into MTLKAVLFDFNGVIINDEPIHQQLIDQVLIAENLRPKPGEYRQVCLGRSDRACIRELLQRRGRVVSEDYLTQIIKRKAEAYQQELAKLEKLPTYPGLENLIFQVRSRNLKLAVVSGALRSEVELVLQRLSLAEYFCAIVAGDDITTSKPEPDGYLLAVERLNKIEPSLNLQPAECLAIEDTLAGITAAKRAKIPVVGVANTYPFHMLQRQANWAVDYLSDLDLEYVQQVYTHQNQYVA